Proteins encoded within one genomic window of Salipaludibacillus agaradhaerens:
- a CDS encoding L-lactate MFS transporter, which produces MNRWLVVLGAVIIQINLGAVYAWSLFNQPLMDKFGWDREAIVLTFSITIATFALMTILAGKLQDKIGPRWVATTGGILLGLGLLLSSQATTITQLYLFYGVIGGAGIGMTYVCPLSACVKWFPEKRGLISGIAVAGFGLGGLIFQPIIRFFIENFGVSSTFMYVGAIYLVFVVAGAQLLKNPPIKVDTKGKEGHVALEESTHFSSKEMVKTYPFYLLWFMFLFGSMSGLMVISFAVDIGVEVVQLDVEKAVNAVMVIALFNAAGRIILGNISDRFGRVNTLMFIYGITAVTLLYMSIGYMNYPLFLGTVSVIGFCFGGFLSLFPSITADYYGTKNMGSNYGLMYQAYGVSAFAGPFIVKVFPFGQAFIVASLFCMLAMLMAKAVTAPVKIKEPTVYREEVINEK; this is translated from the coding sequence ATGAATCGTTGGTTAGTAGTACTTGGTGCTGTTATTATTCAAATTAATTTAGGAGCGGTATACGCTTGGAGTTTATTTAACCAGCCATTGATGGACAAATTTGGTTGGGATAGAGAAGCCATTGTGCTTACATTTTCGATTACGATTGCGACGTTTGCCTTGATGACCATTTTAGCAGGGAAACTTCAAGATAAAATTGGACCACGTTGGGTTGCAACGACCGGCGGCATTCTTTTAGGATTAGGATTACTTTTATCCAGCCAAGCAACAACAATAACGCAATTATATTTATTTTACGGTGTGATTGGTGGAGCTGGAATTGGTATGACGTACGTTTGTCCACTGTCAGCGTGTGTGAAATGGTTTCCTGAAAAAAGAGGATTAATTAGTGGTATTGCCGTTGCCGGCTTTGGATTAGGCGGTCTTATTTTTCAACCGATCATTCGCTTTTTCATTGAGAATTTTGGTGTTTCTTCGACGTTCATGTATGTTGGGGCTATCTATCTCGTTTTTGTTGTAGCAGGTGCCCAATTGCTGAAAAATCCACCTATTAAAGTGGACACGAAGGGGAAAGAAGGTCATGTTGCCTTAGAGGAGTCTACCCATTTTTCATCTAAGGAAATGGTCAAAACGTATCCATTTTACTTGTTATGGTTTATGTTTTTGTTCGGAAGTATGTCTGGATTAATGGTTATTAGTTTTGCTGTCGATATTGGCGTAGAAGTCGTTCAATTGGATGTTGAAAAAGCCGTTAATGCTGTCATGGTGATCGCTTTATTTAATGCAGCAGGGCGCATTATTTTAGGGAATATTTCTGATCGTTTCGGCCGAGTAAATACATTGATGTTTATTTATGGCATAACGGCAGTGACATTGCTATATATGAGTATCGGCTATATGAATTATCCGCTATTTTTAGGAACCGTTTCTGTCATTGGATTTTGTTTTGGTGGCTTTCTGTCTTTATTTCCTTCTATCACGGCTGATTATTATGGTACAAAAAACATGGGCAGTAACTATGGATTGATGTATCAGGCTTATGGTGTTTCCGCTTTTGCTGGGCCTTTTATTGTTAAAGTATTCCCATTTGGTCAAGCGTTTATTGTGGCATCTTTGTTTTGTATGTTAGCTATGCTGATGGCAAAAGCGGTTACTGCTCCTGTGAAAATAAAGGAACCGACAGTTTATAGAGAAGAAGTTATTAATGAGAAGTAA
- a CDS encoding DUF2294 domain-containing protein, whose amino-acid sequence MTKSKGSIEAEISKVLTQWEKDYLGRGSVSVKTDILRDMIIVSLKGVLTPAEYTLCKTKEGKSMIKKTRSDLVETGVDILRDYIYSITGQKVISFHTDLSTMTGERIIVFKLASDLEETFRSTK is encoded by the coding sequence ATGACTAAATCAAAAGGTTCTATAGAAGCAGAAATAAGTAAAGTCCTTACCCAATGGGAAAAAGATTATCTTGGAAGAGGGTCTGTCTCTGTTAAAACAGATATATTACGAGACATGATTATCGTATCGCTCAAAGGTGTTCTTACTCCTGCCGAGTATACTCTTTGTAAAACAAAAGAAGGAAAATCGATGATTAAAAAAACCCGCTCTGATTTAGTCGAAACAGGTGTCGATATTTTGAGAGACTATATTTATTCAATAACAGGTCAAAAAGTGATTAGTTTTCATACAGACCTAAGCACAATGACTGGTGAACGTATTATCGTATTTAAATTAGCTTCCGATCTTGAAGAGACGTTTAGATCAACAAAATAA
- a CDS encoding ABC transporter substrate-binding protein, producing the protein MKKLCLLLVMLVGSVSLLIACGGEEDVGSHSDASENGEGNGESGKGDDVLDPVTLTWYLIGTPQQDLDVVMEEVNEYTEEKINATIDLRLLDWGEFDERLQVITTSGEEYDIAFTSSWANNYSLNARRGAFIELDNLMDEYGEEMKELIDPAFLEGAQVDGKLYAVPTNKEVGQQAVLSFNNELVEKHNLDISTVNSLADLEPLLAVIKEEESDVTPIATFDAYLPFDSILQEEMPFAFRLEGNTDEVVNKYEEEATMETLKVMHDYYKKGYIRPDAATSTDSWPLETPNWFVRKELYQPYAEHVWSRSAGYEIVTRPLHEPYVFNNSVTGSMQAISNTSENPERAMMFLNLLNSDPYLRNLIDKGIEGVHYEENEDGTINDLPARVERFNMPSFAIGNQLILKLYEDEPADKWDAFEEFNENAIPSPVLGFYFDTNPVRTEIAAISNVTSEFSPALLKGAVDPEEYIPEFNKKLYEAGMQKVLDEIQSQYDEWRDNQ; encoded by the coding sequence ATGAAAAAACTATGTTTACTACTAGTCATGTTAGTAGGGTCTGTCAGCTTGTTGATAGCATGTGGAGGTGAAGAAGACGTAGGAAGTCATTCTGATGCGAGTGAAAATGGAGAAGGCAATGGTGAATCAGGTAAAGGAGACGACGTGTTAGATCCTGTGACACTTACATGGTACTTAATTGGCACACCACAACAAGACCTTGATGTAGTCATGGAGGAAGTTAACGAGTATACTGAAGAAAAGATTAATGCAACCATTGACCTTAGATTACTGGACTGGGGAGAATTTGATGAAAGATTGCAGGTAATTACCACTTCCGGAGAAGAGTATGATATTGCATTTACAAGTTCATGGGCAAATAACTACTCTCTAAATGCCCGTCGAGGTGCGTTTATTGAATTAGATAATTTGATGGATGAATATGGGGAAGAGATGAAAGAACTAATTGATCCTGCATTTTTAGAAGGAGCTCAAGTTGACGGAAAACTTTATGCTGTTCCAACGAATAAAGAAGTAGGTCAGCAAGCTGTCCTTTCATTCAATAATGAATTAGTTGAAAAACACAATCTTGATATTTCAACAGTTAACTCGCTAGCAGATTTAGAGCCACTTTTAGCTGTAATTAAAGAAGAGGAATCGGATGTAACCCCGATTGCCACATTTGATGCATACCTCCCTTTTGATTCTATTCTTCAAGAGGAAATGCCATTTGCTTTCAGGTTAGAGGGAAATACAGATGAAGTAGTAAATAAATATGAAGAAGAGGCGACGATGGAAACCCTGAAAGTAATGCATGATTACTATAAAAAAGGTTACATTCGTCCAGATGCTGCAACCAGCACAGACTCGTGGCCATTAGAAACACCAAACTGGTTTGTGCGTAAAGAGCTCTATCAACCGTATGCAGAACATGTATGGTCTAGGTCAGCCGGATATGAAATTGTTACTCGTCCTCTTCATGAGCCGTACGTATTTAATAATTCAGTGACAGGTTCTATGCAAGCGATTTCAAATACATCAGAGAACCCAGAACGGGCTATGATGTTCTTAAACTTATTAAACTCTGATCCTTATTTAAGGAACTTAATTGACAAAGGGATTGAAGGTGTTCACTACGAAGAAAATGAAGATGGGACCATTAATGACTTACCTGCTCGAGTTGAAAGGTTTAACATGCCAAGCTTTGCGATCGGAAACCAGTTAATTTTAAAACTGTATGAAGACGAGCCAGCAGATAAATGGGATGCTTTTGAAGAGTTTAACGAAAATGCCATTCCATCCCCAGTATTAGGGTTTTACTTTGATACTAACCCCGTTCGTACAGAAATTGCAGCGATCAGTAACGTTACAAGTGAATTTTCACCAGCGTTGTTAAAAGGTGCTGTAGACCCAGAGGAGTACATTCCTGAATTTAATAAAAAACTTTATGAAGCAGGAATGCAAAAAGTATTAGACGAAATTCAAAGTCAATACGACGAATGGAGAGACAATCAATAA
- a CDS encoding carbohydrate ABC transporter permease, translating into MHILLGSFAFLCIFPFIYVIIISLSSEQSLSLQGYRLIPEEWSLEAYKYLWQVRSQIFRAYGVTLFVTIVGTILSVSVIALYAYAISRKQFLYRKQFTFIAFFTMLFSGGMVPFYIVMTQFLGLKNSIWALILPMTVNAFYIIIMRTFFQRSVPEAILESARIDGAGEFRIFLRIVIPLAIPGIATIALFNTLAYWNDWFNALLFIDDPNLVPLQSLLMRIENNLDFIRQNAMLSTQNGSILGSIPQDSARMAMVVIATLPIALSYPFFQKYFVKGLTIGSVKE; encoded by the coding sequence ATGCATATTTTACTAGGTTCATTTGCGTTCCTATGTATTTTTCCATTCATCTATGTCATTATTATTTCCCTGTCGAGTGAACAGTCGTTGTCTTTGCAGGGCTATCGACTTATACCAGAAGAGTGGAGCCTAGAAGCTTATAAGTATTTATGGCAGGTGAGATCACAGATTTTTCGTGCCTATGGTGTGACACTTTTTGTTACGATTGTTGGAACGATCCTCAGTGTGTCGGTGATAGCACTTTACGCTTATGCCATATCAAGGAAACAGTTTTTGTATCGGAAGCAATTCACGTTTATCGCCTTTTTCACGATGTTATTCAGTGGTGGAATGGTACCTTTCTACATCGTAATGACACAATTTTTAGGATTGAAGAACTCCATTTGGGCACTCATATTACCGATGACGGTAAATGCCTTTTACATCATTATTATGAGGACATTTTTCCAACGTTCAGTTCCGGAGGCGATACTTGAATCGGCACGAATTGACGGTGCAGGAGAGTTTCGAATTTTCTTAAGGATTGTAATACCACTGGCTATCCCAGGTATTGCCACAATAGCCTTATTTAATACACTTGCCTATTGGAATGACTGGTTTAATGCATTGCTTTTCATCGATGACCCTAATCTTGTTCCACTCCAATCTCTATTAATGAGAATTGAAAATAATTTAGATTTTATTAGACAAAACGCTATGTTATCTACTCAGAATGGCAGTATATTAGGATCTATCCCGCAGGATTCAGCAAGGATGGCAATGGTTGTCATTGCAACTTTACCAATTGCGTTATCATATCCTTTCTTTCAAAAATACTTTGTAAAGGGATTGACGATCGGAAGTGTCAAGGAATAG
- a CDS encoding ABC transporter permease codes for MQRLKKFGKNVYDNRIWLLMIMPGFIWLLVMKYLPMFGQVMAFKDFRFHPDGFFASVYHSEWIGFDNFRFLFSTNDAYVITRNTVLYNLVFIILGLILAVGVAIILSELTKQKLAKIYQTGMLFPHFLSWVVVSYFVFAFLSVDRGLFNSVLEMFNIEPVSWYNESAYWPYFLVAISQWKGVGFGSIVYLAAIVGIDRTYYEAAMIDGASKWQQIWRITIPMIMPLIIILTILNIGSIFSADFGLFYQVPRDSGPLYSVTNVIDTYVYRGLMSMGDIGMSTAAGLYQATVGFILILLTNYIVRKIDEENALF; via the coding sequence ATGCAGCGCTTAAAGAAATTTGGTAAAAACGTCTACGATAATCGAATCTGGCTTTTAATGATAATGCCTGGTTTTATCTGGCTCCTTGTCATGAAGTACTTACCGATGTTTGGTCAGGTCATGGCGTTTAAAGATTTCAGATTCCATCCTGATGGATTTTTTGCCAGTGTTTATCACAGCGAATGGATAGGGTTTGATAACTTTCGGTTTTTATTCAGTACAAATGATGCTTATGTTATCACCAGGAATACAGTTTTATATAACCTAGTTTTTATCATATTAGGACTTATATTAGCAGTTGGTGTTGCTATCATCTTAAGTGAATTAACGAAACAAAAGCTTGCTAAAATTTATCAGACTGGAATGTTATTTCCTCATTTTTTATCTTGGGTAGTTGTTAGTTATTTTGTGTTCGCTTTCCTAAGTGTTGATCGCGGATTGTTTAACAGTGTTCTGGAGATGTTCAATATAGAGCCAGTATCATGGTATAACGAATCTGCCTATTGGCCTTATTTTCTTGTGGCAATCAGCCAATGGAAAGGTGTAGGATTTGGGAGTATCGTTTACCTTGCAGCTATTGTAGGGATCGATAGGACATATTACGAGGCGGCAATGATTGATGGAGCTAGTAAATGGCAACAAATTTGGCGTATTACTATTCCAATGATCATGCCATTAATTATTATTTTAACGATTTTAAATATAGGGAGTATTTTTAGTGCAGATTTTGGATTGTTCTATCAGGTTCCACGGGATTCAGGGCCATTATATTCAGTGACGAATGTTATCGATACTTACGTTTATCGGGGGCTCATGTCGATGGGGGATATTGGGATGAGCACTGCAGCAGGTTTATATCAGGCGACAGTAGGATTCATCTTAATCTTACTGACGAATTACATTGTTAGAAAAATAGATGAAGAAAATGCATTATTTTAA